CATTTTTTATTCCCGTATATCTTAAAAATAAGATCTACACCATGCCACAATTTTTAAGTCAACGTTACAACGGCACCGTAGCCATGATTATGGCTGTGTTTTGGTTGTTATTGTATGTTGTAGTAAACCTAACCTCTATCTTGTACCTGGGGGCCTTAGCTGTAAGCAGTATTTCGGGTATTGGCTTTTGGTATTGTATGATGGGTCTAGCTATTTTTGCTGTAATTATAGCATTAGGTGGCATGAAAGTAATTGGTTACACGGATGTAATCCAGGTAGCGTTTTTAATTTTCGGCGGTTTAGCAACTACTTATTTAGCGCTTAATTTAGTTAGCGATCATTTTGGCGGCCATGGCGTATTAGATGGTTTATCGTTCTTAAGAGAAAAAGCACCAGATCATTTCCACATGATATTTAAGAAAGACAGTGCCAATTACGCCTCATTACCTGGTATGACGGTACTGCTCGGCGGGATGTGGATAGTAAACTTAAACTATTGGGGCTGTAACCAATACATTACCCAGCGTGCTTTAGGTGCTGATCTAAAAACAGCCAGAGCAGGTATTTTATTTGCTGCCTTTTTAAAGCTGCTAATGCCACTAATTGTAGTTTTGCCAGGTATTGCAGTATATATGTTGTATCAGGAAAAAACAGGTATTGATGTAAACTCAATGATGCCTGGAGGAGAGCTTCGCCCGGATAGGGCTTACCCTACTTTATTGAGTATCTTACCAACAGGGTTAAAAGGTTTATCTTTTGCAGCATTAACCGCAGCGATTGTTGCCTCATTAGCTGGTAAAATTAATAGTATCTCCACCATTTTTACTTTAGATATTTTTAAGAAACACATTAATTTAGAAGCCAGTGAGAAAAAACTGGTAAGTACCGGACGCGTAGTGGTAATTGTTGCCATGGCTATTGCTATCGGTATTTCGCCCTTCTTAGGTATCGATAAAAAAGGTGGTTTCGAATTTATTCAGGAGTATACAGGTTTTGTGAGTCCTGGTATTTTTGCCATGTTTATATTGGGCTTCTTCTGGAAAAAAACTACTTCAAATGCAGCCCTGTTTGCTACTGTTGGTGGATTTGGTTTATCAGTATTGTTAAAATTCTTGCCGGGAATGATGGATTTATCTTTCCTTCACAATTTTGGATTCTCGGTGGCCAATGCAGATGGAATCTACGAAATACCTTTCTTAGATAGGATGGGCATTGTATTCGTAATATGTATTGTAGTAATGTTTGCCATTAGTATGTTCGAAAACAGCAAAGGCGATAAATCTAATGGTTTAGAAGTCGATTCGAGCATGTTTAAAGTTCATCCTTCGTTTGCCGTTGGATCGCTGATTGTGTTCGGAATTTTAGTTGCACTTTACTCTACTTTCTGGTAAAATTAAAAATCAAGAATATATAAAAGGCTCGCAATGAAAGTTGCGAGCTTTTTTGTTTATCTACTGGCTGTGTTACCAACAACCCAATTGGCTAAAAGCTGTTTTTGCTAGCGAGAACATCCATCAATCTGTAAAGACATTGCGATTAACGCTACAACAGGATAGGCAGAAAAGAATTTGCAGGCGCAACAGTTAAATAGTAGCAAAAACTGCCCAAAATAACCCTGATTGAAGTGAAAGCCTGCAAGCGAAGCATGAGCGCGGACTTATAACGGAAAGCAGGACTGCCCTATCCGATTAATACTGCAATTGCGCTCTAAAAAAATGAAAATAATAAAATAAACAAGTCGTCGAGGCTGACCACGTAGTAGCTACACCGCAATCAGAAACACTATTTCTACTTGTAAAATAAATTCAGCAGCACGATTTCTGTAGATTTTAAATGAATTATTGTGCGCAAGGCCCATCAGGGATTTCTTTGCTGATTTTGATTACTTTGGTTACTACTAGAGTAGAATCGAAGTCGGCAGAAACAGTTGCTGTATCTGATTTAGCAAAATAACCTTCTAATTCTACATATACTGGCTCATAAGGCTTTTCGAAGCCTAGCTTGCTATAAGAGAGTTCTAAGTTTTTTACGCTGTCTGTAACCCAATATTCACGTCCATCTTCGCACAAGGTAAAAGACCTCATTTCTGGGCCAAAACTATACAAACCTTTAACGGTTTTCAGATTACTTTTTTCTCCCTCGGCTTTATCGTTTCTACAAGCTGTAGCGGCCACGCCAAGGAGCACAACGAGTACAATTGCTTGCTTAAATAACTTCATTTTATATAGTTTGATTAATTTGATCTATCTTTTTAACGCTTAAATTGGATGACAAAGCAGATGCCAAAAATGAGAAGATGCCTACTGTAACAAAAACTAAAACAAAATCTTTCCATTTTAGTCCGATTGGATAAGAACTTACCAGTGTTTTGTTTACGTCATCGCCCATCTTAATAAAACCATAGGTGTGCTGAAAATAATAAAATATAAGGCCTATAATTAAGCCCAGTATGCAGCCAGACATAGTGATCATCATACCCTCAAATAAAAATATACGTTTGATTAATTTCTTGCCTGCACCTAAACTGCTCAGAATGGCAACATCCTTTACCTTATCGATTACTAACATGGTTAACGACCCTATGATATTAAATATAGCAATAATCAGGATAAAAGTAAGAATAATATATACAGCCCATTTCTCGGTATTTAAAATGTGGTAAAGGGATTTATTTTGCTCCGCCTGATTTCTGACTTCATAATTCTTACCAGCCTTTTCAATTACTTCTTTTTGAAAATCGTCTACATCAACACCAGGTTGGAGATTGATCTCTATTGCAGACACTTTTTTATCTTCGCCTAAAAGTTCGCGGGCAAAATTCAATGGTACAATAATCCCATTGTCGAAATCTTGCTGCACTTCAAAAACACCGCTTACCCGGATGTTCTTCACCACAAAATCATCGGCCGGATTTAAGGTATTGGCAGCAATATCTTTCTTTGGCGAATAAATTTCCAACTCTGTAAAGGGATCAACAGTGTTTACAGCCAGGTAACTTTGTAACGCAGAGCCAATTACGGCATTATCGCCACTTCTGTTGTGCAATATAAAATGGCCTTCTTTAATGGTACTATCTAATTTGGTATTCTTCAAATAGTCTAAACTTACACCTTTAACCATTCCAACGGCCTGCTTATTGTTGTATTTCAGTAAAGCATTTTCTTGGAGCACTTCGGTAAAAGCGGCAACACTTTTATCTTTTCTGAGCTGATTAAAATAGCTTGTGTTTGGATCAAAAGTTTTCCCCTTAGCCGGGGTAATGGCAATTTGCGGGGTAATGGTATCGAACATACTCAATACCACTGTTTCTAAACCGTTAAATACCGAAAGGATAATAATCAAAGCAGCGCTGCCAACCATTACACCTACCATTGATATGCCCGATATCAGGTTAATGGCATTGGTTGATTTTTTGGCAAAAAGATACCTTTTGGCAATATAAAGCGATGTATTCACAGCTGCAAAGATAGGTAAAAGGTTGAGGGTTTAAATGTAGTAGAAGGTATAGGTTGTAAACTGCTACATTTAAAAGACCTTATAAACAATATTCAATTTTAAAAAAATGGGTTATGCTGTTTTTCAAAACCTATGCTTGTGGCCGGTCCATGGCCAGGATAAACTTTGGTTTCATCTGGTAAGACAAAAAGTTTATCGGAAATGTTTTGAATTAATTGCTGATGGTTGCCTCCTGGCAGATCGGTACGACCAATGCTGCCATAAAAAAGTACATCACCACCTATTAAAATATGATCGGCAGAGCTGTAAAAACATAAATGTGCAGGCGAATGGCCAGGGGCAAAAATTAAGCTTAAAGTGCTGTTGCCAAAAGAGACTGTTCCTGTTTCGGGCAAAAAAGTATCGGGCAATGGCGAAACATCATAACGGGTAAAACCCATTGATGGCGCATAACCCGGAACTGCATTTAAAATCGGTAATTCACCCTGATGAAACTGTGGTTTTAAGCTATAGGTTTCGTACACAAATTTATTGCCGAAAACATGATCGAGATGACAATGTGTATTGAGCAATAAAACAGGTTTTAACCCTTCATTTTTAATGAAAGCCGCCAATTCATTTTGCTCAAAACCCTCGTACATCCCCGGATCGAGAATGGCGCATTCTTTGGTTTCATCGTAAAGTACATAGGTATTTTCGCTGTAAGTGTTAAAAGTGAAGGTTTTTATTGTAATCATAAATTTTAGAAAAAACCTGCTTCCAAGAACAGGATAACAAATAATAAATTAATTTTTCCACCTGAAGGTAGAAATCAAGGTATCGATATCCTTTTTAATAAATTTAACAACGGGTTCAATAGAGTCGTATTGTGGGCGTTCATTAAAATATAAAGCCCCTCTAAAATAATGTTTAGCACTATCGGTTAAAAAAAACTGGACTGATGATGCAGTATTCCCTTCAATGGCGTAATAAATGCCATAAACTTTATGATCGGGGTAATTGATGAGCTTTTGATCAATTGCACTGGCTTTTATTGTATGTTTAAAGGCAAGTTTTCGGGCATCTTCTACCATTTCATCATATTCGCTTTTTCCCGAAACATCATAATAAGTTAAATGCAAAAAGCCATTAAACTGCTTAAAGTGTAAATTGTACCAGCTTTTTTTGGCATCGCGGCTTTGATCTTGCTCTACCGCAGCATAAGCAGGGTATTTGAAAGTAAAGGGAACAGGCTTGGTAAATGTGACATAGTCTTTTTTAGGAAATACAATCCTGAAATAAGCCTTTGGCTTCGGACTATAATCATGGTTCTGGCAAGCTGTTATGAACAAAAGCAATACAAAGGGGATACAGATCAGTTGTTTTAGTTTCATAACATTCTATCAAAGATTGCTTCGTCGTTCCTTCTCGCAATGACGATAAGTTAAATTATTTATTCCAAATTGCCCAGGCTTTTTCTGCTTGTTTGTATAGCATTTCCAAACCGTTTTTAATCGCCGCACCACGCTCGGCAGCTTTAGCTAAAAATGCAGTCTCCAGCGGATTGTACACTAAATCGTAAGCTAAATATCCTTTTCCAAGCAAACTGTAATCAATTTCGGGAAAAGTATCTACACTTGGCGACATTCCCAAGGGCGTAGTATTAATCAATAACTGGTGCGAGGCTAAAATCTCTGGTGTAATTTCCGAGTAAAGAATAGCACCGGGCACAGCTGTTCTTACCACCACCTGATATTGGATCTTTAATTTATCTAAAACGTACTTTACTGCTTTCGCCGCACCACCATCGCCAAAAACAAGTGCTTTTGTATGTTGTGGCCCTAACAATGGCTTTAACGATTCTTCAAAGCCGTATGCATCGGTATTGTAGCCTTTTAAATAGTTTTTATCTTCAAAAGTTTTAATGGAAATACAATTTACGGCGCCAATTTTTTCTGCAGCTTCATCTACTTCATTTAAATAGCAAAGCACGTTAACTTTATGCGGAATCGTAACATTAAGCCCACAAAGTGAAGGATTTTCACTTAGTAGATCGGGCAGTGATTTAATATCGGCTATAGGGAAAAGTTCGTATTGATGATCGGCTATGCCCTCATTTTGAAATTTTTCCGTAAAATATTTTTTCGAGAAAGAATGAGAAAGTGGGTATCCGATTAAACCGTATGTTTTCATATTTGATATAAATAAGCAAACCTTACAGGTTTTAAAAACCTGTAAGGTTTATTTAATATGCCCCGCAATGACGGATTTTGTCTTTATTTTACTTGGTTCAGGAAATAATCAAAAGTATCTCCGCGTAATCCTAAACGAATAGTTTCCAAAGGAATTACTTCTGCCGGGGCAATATTACCCAGGTTTACATTACTACCGATTAATTTAATAAACCAAACTTGCTGTTCTTTTTGAGGTGCTTCCCAAATAATGGTTTCTTCAGGAATCTGCGTTAATATTTCATCCACCAATCCTTCACGCACTTCTCCGCTTCCACGGTAAATTCCAACATTACCACCTTCTCGTGCTTCGGCAATTACCTTCCACGATCCCGCCTCAATTTCGGCCTGCATTAATTTAATCCACTTATATGGGGCAAATATTTTAGCGGCATCTTTACTGCCTACTTCAGAAATAACGGTTACCTGTTTAGCCAGTTCACTGATAAAACCACATTTTTTATCGTGCTCAATTTCGATAGAACCATCAGAAACTTCTGCATATTCCATTCCATACTGATCTAAAACACGTTGGTAATCTGAAAACTGGTTTCGGATAATAAAGGCTTCAAATAATGTTCCACCAAAATAGGTAGGAATGCCTGCACTTTTATATAAAGCTAATTTTTCTTTAAGGTTTGGTGTTACGTGTGATGTTGCCCAACCTAATTTCACAATATCTGTATGTACGCCGGCAACTTCAATAAAATCTTCAACCTGGCGTAGGCTCAATCCCTTATCCATAACCATTGTTAAGCCTTTTTGGCGTGGTTTAGCTGGACGTTCGGGAACGTTTAATAATGGATAATTCATATGCGTACAAAAGTGAAAAAAATTTTGAGATTTATTTGTTAAATTTTTCTCACAAGGTCGTTACCTTATATATCGGTTTATAACGTTCAAAATGGCACTATTATCCTGCAATTGCGGCAAATATTCAAATAAAATATAGTGTTTATCAGGGTCGGTTGTTAAAGCCGTTTCTAAATATCCCAGTGCATCGCCATAGTTCCCTAAGGCAAAAAGATAAGCCACCATCCGGTAATATAGTTCTGCTGCTTCCGGGTTATTCTTAATTGCTTCTGCCATCGTTTCAGATGCTTCCAGCAATTTCCCCTGTTCGTAAAGCACGGTACTAAAATCTAACCAGGCTTCGATATCCAAAGGATTAAACTCCAATACCTTTTCGTAAGCTTCAATCGATTCGTCAATCTGGCCTAATTTATAATAAGCATCAGCCATCGCAAACCAGAAATCGGCATTCTCCGCTTCTAAATCGATTGCTTTTTTATAAAAATGCAGTGATTCGAAATAACGTTCTTCAAAATTTAGTGTAACACCGATCCCAAACCAGGCATCTGCCATTTTAGGGTCCATTTTTACCGATTTTTTGTAGTAAGAACGGGCTTCGTCCATTTTTTCCAGTTTCTCATAACACTCTCCAATGGCACAATAGGTATCGGCATTAGGCTGTTCGTATTCGAAAGTCTGTTTATAAACATCTATCGCCTCATCGTACTTATCCAGCTGTACGAGCGCATTTCCTTTGTTAAAATAAGCCGAACTAAAATCTTCTTTAATTAGTATCGCGTAATCATAAGCGTCAATCGCTTTTTCGAAAAGGTTCAACTTGTGGAAACTATTGCCCAAATTATACCAGGCCGCATAAGAATACGGATCGGTATCGATGTATTGCTGATAAAACTTGATACTTTCTTCTTGCTTATCTAATACATCGTAACAGAAAGCCAGCTCATATAAACCATCCTGGTTCTCCATATTTTGCTCTAAACTAAGCTTAATATAGGTAATGGCGCTTTCATAATCGCCCATGCTCTGGTAAACATAAGCCATCTGTAATAAAATCTCATCGGTACTTTCGGCCAACCCCAATGCTTTTTCATAATTTTCCAAAGCCTCATCAAAACGTTCGGTATTTTGAAAAATATTACCGCGGAGCAAATAAATATCCGGTTCAGACGGTTCTAAAAGCTCAGCCTTTTGTAAAGCAATAAAAGCCTTTTCGTTGTTGTTGGTTAAAATGTAAAGGTGAGCCTGTTTGATTAAAAATACTGTTGCATAAGGGTGTTGACTGATTGCAAAATCAACTACCTGCAAAGCTTTGACCGGATCATTTTTCTCAATGTAGAAATCTACAATGTATTCGAATGCCCCTGCATCGAAGAAATACTGATCCTGGTTCCGGAGCATTTCTTCGTAACGTTCTACCGAGCGTTGTGCATCTTCGTTGGATTCAAAAAAGAATTCTTCTTCCATATATTATACTATTAAAGAACCGTGCCAGTTAGCAGAAAAACACATTATAAGTTTACAAGTTTTAATTATCCGTTTTTAAAATAATTATTAACATCAATCAGCTAAAACAGCGTAAATAGCTGACTATAAAGCGTATTGACTGTGATTAAGATGTGTGGATAATCGATAGATTTTTTGCAACATCGCGGTTCCTTTTCCCTTCTTTTACAAAAATACTATAAATTTATGGTATATACGTAATTAAGAAGTCATGAAAGGATTAGTCATTTTTGCCCTGTTTTTATTATGTTTTACTACAAATGGCTTTGCACAAAGCGATGATGAAAGTGCCATTAAAAAAAACATAGCCAAGCTTTTTACCGGCATGAAAGACGGAGACAGCACTTTAACAAGAAGTGCCTTTGCACCAGCAGCAATAATGCAAACCATCGTCAACAAAGAAGGTAAGGTGAGCATACGAACAGAATCGGTTAACAGCTTTATCAAAGTTATTGGCACTCCGCACCAGGATAAATACGATGAGCGTATTGTTTTTACTAAAATCTTAATCGATGGCCCTTTGGCTTCTGTTTGGACAGACTATAAATTTTACCTGGGTGAAAAATTTAGCCATTGCGGGGTTAATTCTTTTCAGTTGGTGAAAGGAGATAAGGGCTGGCAAATTGTTTATATTATTGATACCAGGAGAAAAGAGGGATGTAATCCTTAAAAGACAAATAGCCAGCTTTGGCAGATTGTAAAAAGAACGATCGTCATTCCCACGCAGGTGGGAATCTTAAAGCTCACTGCATTAAGATCCCCAATCAAGTTGGGAATGACGCATCGACACATAACTATGTTAATTATTATTCTTTTCCTAAATCAGCTGCGCCTTTTTTAAACAATTCGGCCTGTTTGCTTAGCTTTGTTTTAGCCTCTCCGCTTACTGCGGCAGCTTGTTGTGTTTTAGCCTGGGCAGCTGCAGTGTAGGCTCCTGAAAGTTGCTTATTTAAATAAGATTGTAATTTTAATCTTTCAATGGCGCCAGCAATGTTCATAATACCTTTTTCGGTAACTACGGGGTTATTGTTGGCTCTCAGATACTGAAAATACTGACCAACTACTGCAAAAACTTCATTCTTATCGCCTGTAAGCATAATGTTATCATAAAATGCCTGATACTCATCTTTTGGTTCGTTGATATATAACGTTGCAATAGAAGCTGCTATATGTGCTTTTGTATCTTCATCTAACGATGCTAAAGTTGCGATACTTTCTTGTGGAGCCAATTTGGCCAAACCATCAACACCAGCAGCAATTACCCTGTACGACCTGTCTTTTAAGCTTTCTAACATTAAATTTTTATATGCCTGATCGCCAGTTTCAGCTAATTTCAAAATTGCAGCTGATCTTGCTTCGGTATTTTTATCTGTTTTGGCGATCTGAAGTAAAATCGGCAAAGCTGCTGCTTTAATCTGAGTATCGTCTAAATTAATGCCATCTATACTTAAAGTTCTCAAATCTGCCGATTGATCTTTTAAACCTTCTAGCAATACGAGTTGGCCGCTTTTGGCTTTACTCTGCATAATAAATTGTAAGGCTTCAATTCTATTGGCATAACTAGGGGCATTTTTGTATTGGAAATAATAGTTTTCAGCAGTTTTGTTATCGTTGGTTTCGCCAACTAAAATTTTATCTACATCAAAATCGATTAAATCCGGTTTAGCACTCACCTCAAAACTAAAATTCTGCTCACGACTATTAATCAGAACCTCTTTTCTGATTTTTTGACCTCCCGCGTAAATATCAATTTTGACCGGTAGCGTAAAGGTCTGCACGCTCGAATCCTGTGTCTGCTTAACTTTAATTGTTGCCTTGCCGTTTTCGTAGCCATAATCGATACTTAAAATCGGGTGGCCGCCATTGTAATACCACTGATTAAAATACGGACTCCAATCTTTTCCGGTAACATCTTCCATTGCCAAACGCAATTGGTGCGTTTCGCCATTTTTAAAGGCATTTGTAGTGAGGTAGCGGTTAAGCGACTTATAGAAAGCTGCATCGCCCATCTGGTTTTTTAAGGCATACAGAATAATCGAACCTTTGGCGTAGCTGACATTATCGAACATATCTTCTTTATCGTTGTAATAGAAGCGGGCCAAAACCGGACTTTCGCCTTTTTTAGTTGAGCCTAGGTAAGACTGAAGTTTTTCGTAACGCGATTTATCTTCAGCATCCTTACCCGCATCATGCCCATGCCAGATTACCTCGCCAAAGGTGGCAAAAGATTCGTTCATGGTTAAATTAGACCACGATTCGGCCGTTACATAATCGCCAAACCACTGGTGAAAAAGTTCGTGTGCAATGGTTCCTTCTTCATTTTCGTCCAATAATTCCCGATCGGTTTTTTGCACCTGCTCGCCGTGCAAAGTTGCTGTAGTATTTTCCATCGCACCCGAAACGTAATCTCTGGCTACCACTTGTGCATATTTGTTCCATGGATAATCTACACCCAACAGATTGCTATAAAATTGGATCATATCAGGCGTTTTACCAAAAATCTGTTTGGCGTAAGGCGCGTATTTAGGCTCCAGGTAATAACTCACTTCCTTACCTTTATAAGTATCTTTTGTAATTTTGAATTCTCCCACAGCCATCATAAACAAGTATGGCGAGTGAGGAAGCTCCATTTTCCATGTATCGGTTCGGGTTCCATCTGCATTGGCTTTCTGGCTCACCAATTTTCCGTTAGAGAGTGTTGTATATTTCGATTTTACCGTAATTGAAATCTCTTCAGTAGTTTTCTGATCAGGTTTATCGATAGTGGGAAACCATGCCGAAGATGATTCTGTTTCACCCTGTGTCCAGATCTGCGTTGGTTTATTTTTATCCGCCCCATCCGGGTTGATAAAATATAAACCTTTAGCATCGGTTATGGCCGCACTCCCCT
The nucleotide sequence above comes from Pedobacter riviphilus. Encoded proteins:
- a CDS encoding MBL fold metallo-hydrolase, giving the protein MITIKTFTFNTYSENTYVLYDETKECAILDPGMYEGFEQNELAAFIKNEGLKPVLLLNTHCHLDHVFGNKFVYETYSLKPQFHQGELPILNAVPGYAPSMGFTRYDVSPLPDTFLPETGTVSFGNSTLSLIFAPGHSPAHLCFYSSADHILIGGDVLFYGSIGRTDLPGGNHQQLIQNISDKLFVLPDETKVYPGHGPATSIGFEKQHNPFF
- a CDS encoding tetratricopeptide repeat protein; translated protein: MEEEFFFESNEDAQRSVERYEEMLRNQDQYFFDAGAFEYIVDFYIEKNDPVKALQVVDFAISQHPYATVFLIKQAHLYILTNNNEKAFIALQKAELLEPSEPDIYLLRGNIFQNTERFDEALENYEKALGLAESTDEILLQMAYVYQSMGDYESAITYIKLSLEQNMENQDGLYELAFCYDVLDKQEESIKFYQQYIDTDPYSYAAWYNLGNSFHKLNLFEKAIDAYDYAILIKEDFSSAYFNKGNALVQLDKYDEAIDVYKQTFEYEQPNADTYCAIGECYEKLEKMDEARSYYKKSVKMDPKMADAWFGIGVTLNFEERYFESLHFYKKAIDLEAENADFWFAMADAYYKLGQIDESIEAYEKVLEFNPLDIEAWLDFSTVLYEQGKLLEASETMAEAIKNNPEAAELYYRMVAYLFALGNYGDALGYLETALTTDPDKHYILFEYLPQLQDNSAILNVINRYIR
- the gldD gene encoding gliding motility lipoprotein GldD, with protein sequence MKLKQLICIPFVLLLFITACQNHDYSPKPKAYFRIVFPKKDYVTFTKPVPFTFKYPAYAAVEQDQSRDAKKSWYNLHFKQFNGFLHLTYYDVSGKSEYDEMVEDARKLAFKHTIKASAIDQKLINYPDHKVYGIYYAIEGNTASSVQFFLTDSAKHYFRGALYFNERPQYDSIEPVVKFIKKDIDTLISTFRWKN
- a CDS encoding ABC transporter permease produces the protein MNTSLYIAKRYLFAKKSTNAINLISGISMVGVMVGSAALIIILSVFNGLETVVLSMFDTITPQIAITPAKGKTFDPNTSYFNQLRKDKSVAAFTEVLQENALLKYNNKQAVGMVKGVSLDYLKNTKLDSTIKEGHFILHNRSGDNAVIGSALQSYLAVNTVDPFTELEIYSPKKDIAANTLNPADDFVVKNIRVSGVFEVQQDFDNGIIVPLNFARELLGEDKKVSAIEINLQPGVDVDDFQKEVIEKAGKNYEVRNQAEQNKSLYHILNTEKWAVYIILTFILIIAIFNIIGSLTMLVIDKVKDVAILSSLGAGKKLIKRIFLFEGMMITMSGCILGLIIGLIFYYFQHTYGFIKMGDDVNKTLVSSYPIGLKWKDFVLVFVTVGIFSFLASALSSNLSVKKIDQINQTI
- a CDS encoding nuclear transport factor 2 family protein, whose translation is MKGLVIFALFLLCFTTNGFAQSDDESAIKKNIAKLFTGMKDGDSTLTRSAFAPAAIMQTIVNKEGKVSIRTESVNSFIKVIGTPHQDKYDERIVFTKILIDGPLASVWTDYKFYLGEKFSHCGVNSFQLVKGDKGWQIVYIIDTRRKEGCNP
- a CDS encoding sodium/sugar symporter: MKVTDYIIFLAYFAIVAIYGFWIYHRKKQKQMSSKDYFLAEGSLTWWAIGTSLIASNISAEQFVAMSGDGFKMGLAISTYEWMAAATLVIVATFFIPVYLKNKIYTMPQFLSQRYNGTVAMIMAVFWLLLYVVVNLTSILYLGALAVSSISGIGFWYCMMGLAIFAVIIALGGMKVIGYTDVIQVAFLIFGGLATTYLALNLVSDHFGGHGVLDGLSFLREKAPDHFHMIFKKDSANYASLPGMTVLLGGMWIVNLNYWGCNQYITQRALGADLKTARAGILFAAFLKLLMPLIVVLPGIAVYMLYQEKTGIDVNSMMPGGELRPDRAYPTLLSILPTGLKGLSFAALTAAIVASLAGKINSISTIFTLDIFKKHINLEASEKKLVSTGRVVVIVAMAIAIGISPFLGIDKKGGFEFIQEYTGFVSPGIFAMFILGFFWKKTTSNAALFATVGGFGLSVLLKFLPGMMDLSFLHNFGFSVANADGIYEIPFLDRMGIVFVICIVVMFAISMFENSKGDKSNGLEVDSSMFKVHPSFAVGSLIVFGILVALYSTFW
- a CDS encoding phosphosulfolactate synthase; this translates as MNYPLLNVPERPAKPRQKGLTMVMDKGLSLRQVEDFIEVAGVHTDIVKLGWATSHVTPNLKEKLALYKSAGIPTYFGGTLFEAFIIRNQFSDYQRVLDQYGMEYAEVSDGSIEIEHDKKCGFISELAKQVTVISEVGSKDAAKIFAPYKWIKLMQAEIEAGSWKVIAEAREGGNVGIYRGSGEVREGLVDEILTQIPEETIIWEAPQKEQQVWFIKLIGSNVNLGNIAPAEVIPLETIRLGLRGDTFDYFLNQVK
- a CDS encoding shikimate dehydrogenase family protein encodes the protein MKTYGLIGYPLSHSFSKKYFTEKFQNEGIADHQYELFPIADIKSLPDLLSENPSLCGLNVTIPHKVNVLCYLNEVDEAAEKIGAVNCISIKTFEDKNYLKGYNTDAYGFEESLKPLLGPQHTKALVFGDGGAAKAVKYVLDKLKIQYQVVVRTAVPGAILYSEITPEILASHQLLINTTPLGMSPSVDTFPEIDYSLLGKGYLAYDLVYNPLETAFLAKAAERGAAIKNGLEMLYKQAEKAWAIWNK
- a CDS encoding M1 family aminopeptidase, which translates into the protein MDKKIIACGIMLASAFMAKPLFAQELPVEKSNNLNIYRVTATKVNDLIHTKLDVSFDYAKRYLFGKEWVTLKPHFYATDSLTLDAQGMDIKTVALVGVKGNTPLKYVYNNNKLYITLNKKYTNTEKYTVYIAYTAKPDELKVKGSAAITDAKGLYFINPDGADKNKPTQIWTQGETESSSAWFPTIDKPDQKTTEEISITVKSKYTTLSNGKLVSQKANADGTRTDTWKMELPHSPYLFMMAVGEFKITKDTYKGKEVSYYLEPKYAPYAKQIFGKTPDMIQFYSNLLGVDYPWNKYAQVVARDYVSGAMENTTATLHGEQVQKTDRELLDENEEGTIAHELFHQWFGDYVTAESWSNLTMNESFATFGEVIWHGHDAGKDAEDKSRYEKLQSYLGSTKKGESPVLARFYYNDKEDMFDNVSYAKGSIILYALKNQMGDAAFYKSLNRYLTTNAFKNGETHQLRLAMEDVTGKDWSPYFNQWYYNGGHPILSIDYGYENGKATIKVKQTQDSSVQTFTLPVKIDIYAGGQKIRKEVLINSREQNFSFEVSAKPDLIDFDVDKILVGETNDNKTAENYYFQYKNAPSYANRIEALQFIMQSKAKSGQLVLLEGLKDQSADLRTLSIDGINLDDTQIKAAALPILLQIAKTDKNTEARSAAILKLAETGDQAYKNLMLESLKDRSYRVIAAGVDGLAKLAPQESIATLASLDEDTKAHIAASIATLYINEPKDEYQAFYDNIMLTGDKNEVFAVVGQYFQYLRANNNPVVTEKGIMNIAGAIERLKLQSYLNKQLSGAYTAAAQAKTQQAAAVSGEAKTKLSKQAELFKKGAADLGKE